A single region of the Plutella xylostella chromosome 28, ilPluXylo3.1, whole genome shotgun sequence genome encodes:
- the LOC105389149 gene encoding electron transfer flavoprotein beta subunit lysine methyltransferase gives MLKDITSLILRHTLVSRSHLTPELSLRLITRGCEAWGARAEDVPFVDPYWGFYWPGGQAVARYILDKPRFFQSRRVLDVGCGCGAQAIAAATVGAERVLANDIDVNALEATTINAELNNVSVETSEKNFIGTKCEGFDTILIGDMFYDEEFAKSLFEWLSKLTDSGKLVLIGDPGRHGLTASRISSMTRLASYTLHEDTCLENRGFTEAAVWRLEK, from the exons ATGCTCAAAGACATCACCTCGCTGATCCTGCGTCACACTCTGGTCTCTCGCTCGCACCTCACGCCGGAGCTGTCTCTCCGTCTCATCACGCGCGGGTGTGAGGCGTGGGGTGCGCGTGCGGAGGATGTGCCATTTGTGGACCCCTACTGGGGGTTCTACTGGCCGGGGGGGCAGGCTGTGGCTAG GTACATTTTAGACAAGCCCCGGTTCTTCCAAAGCCGCCGTGTGCTAGACGTGGGCTGCGGCTGCGGCGCGCAGGCCATCGCGGCGGCCACGGTCGGGGCTGAGAGGGTGCTGGCTAATGACATTGACGTTA ATGCACTGGAAGCTACTACGATAAATGCCGAATTGAACAATGTATCGGTAGAAACTAGTGAAAAGAACTTTATTGGGACGAAATGTGAAGGATTTGATACAATTTTGATTGGGGACATGTTTTATGATGAAGAATTTGCGAAGAGCCTGTTTGAATGGCTGAGCAAGTTAACGGATAGCGGGAAACTA GTACTAATAGGCGACCCGGGCCGCCACGGCCTCACAGCCTCCCGCATCTCTTCCATGACTCGCCTGGCGAGCTACACACTGCATGAAGACACGTGTCTCGAGAACCGAGGCTTCACTGAGGCTGCCGTGTGGAGGCTTGAGAAGTGA